A single window of Nicotiana tomentosiformis chromosome 1, ASM39032v3, whole genome shotgun sequence DNA harbors:
- the LOC104109239 gene encoding uncharacterized protein encodes MAENTTKPSNEEIVEKQEEAQQPPPQGGGGGGGWGGWGFSAFSYISDIQKAATTAAEEISRNAVEAAKIAAKSLADVQDASEDSKSSKEDEREVMIEEESEDENDKKRKAALEKLEKASEDSILGQGLKVIDHSVENFASGAWQALGNAFKGGSDLVHKLEESALSIAESVQHGGLPATTGSAAPSILETGKAFTAKGMHALELLGKETMDLLISETGIGVDPNTKEGGGKTDEDQFYEEVTFDRCFYIYGGPEQLEELEALSNHYALLFNRRKAKLPSDQRSSYDGKLKEVHQIFDLSSEVYGSNTESGKGKKVETGIADSTDEVKNLHDSSVNKAAELAAGFTNVLVGLASDDMIQRTARRLDTLHSEGVHRLSELCCFAASQLVMLGKSIVSTANKVVDQDADAEIVKTDWPEDSIERAKIIRAKACSMTGCVEAVSSSFITGISEVAEAYLAAVKGVSADSQEVPQKSIQEKANAYADNLRADHSTAMGKIQDGLQYLSYVVISTSMPAA; translated from the exons ATGGCGGAAAACACGACGAAGCCTTCGAATGAAGAGATAGTGGAAAAGCAGGAGGAAGCTCAGCAACCTCCACCGCAAGGAGGCGGCGGCGGTGGAGGATGGGGAGGCTGGGGATTTTCTGCGTTTTCTTATATTTCGGACATTCAGAAAGCTGCTACTACCGCTGCCGAAGAGATCTCCCGCAAT GCTGTTGAAGCGGCTAAAATAGCTGCAAAAAGCCTTGCAGATGTGCAGGATGCTTCAGAAGACTCCAAATCCTCGAAAGAGGATGAGCGAGAAGTAATGATCGAAGAGGAAAGTGAAGACGAGAATGACAAAAAACGCAAGGCTGCTCTAGAAAAATTAGAGAAAGCTAGTGAAGATTCAATTCTTGGCCAG GGTTTGAAAGTTATTGACCATTCAGTCGAGAATTTCGCTTCAGGAGCTTGGCAAGCTTTAGGAAACGCCTTCAAAGGAGGTTCCGATTTAGTCCACAA GCTTGAGGAATCGGCTTTAAGTATTGCTGAATCAGTTCAGCATGGTGGCTTACCTGCCACAACTGGTTCTGCAGCACCATCCATACTAGAG ACTGGAAAAGCTTTTACTGCCAAAGGGATGCATGCACTTGAGCTACTTGGAAAAGAAACTATGGATCTTCTGATCTCAGAAACTGGTATTGGAGTTGACCCAAACACCAAAGAAGGGGGAGGAAAAACAGACGAGGATCAGTTTTATGAGGAAGTTACTTTTGATAGATGCTTTTATATTTATGGAGGTCCGGAGCAGTTGGAG GAGCTGGAGGCATTGTCCAACCATTATGCTTTGTTGTTCAACAGAAGAAAAGCTAAGCTTCCATCTGATCAAAGGTCTTCATATGATGGAAAACTTAAAGAGGTTCACCAGATTTTTGACTTGAGTTCTGAAGTATATGGAAGTAATACAGAGTCAGGAAAAGGGAAGAAAGTTGAGACTGGCATTGCAGACAGTACTGATGAGGTGAAGAATTTGCATGATTCTAGCGTGAACAAGGCTGCAGAATTGGCAGCAGG ATTTACAAATGTTTTGGTTGGACTAGCTTCCGATGACATGATTCAAAGGACTGCTCGGAGACTGGATACACTTCATTCAGAGGGTGTCCAT AGACTTTCAGAGTTGTGCTGTTTTGCTGCGAGTCAACTTGTAATGCTTGGGAAATCAATCGTCTCAACTGCAAATAAAGTTGTGGACCAAGATGCCGATGCGGAAATTGTGAAAACGGATTGGCCTGAGGATTCAATTGAAAGGGCTAAGATAATCCGAGCGAAGGCATGTTCAATGACTGGATGTGTTGAAGCTGTTTCTTCCAGCTTTATTACAG GAATATCGGAAGTTGCTGAAGCATATTTAGCAGCAGTGAAAGGTGTTTCTGCTGATTCACAAGAAGTTCCGCAGAAATCAATACAGGAAAAAGCTAATGCATATGCGGATAATCTTCGTGCAGATCATAGCACAGCCATGGGCAAAATTCAGGATGGCCTTCAGTATTTGTCTTACGTGGTCATCTCAACCTCAATGCCTGCTGCTTGA
- the LOC104109240 gene encoding protein LATERAL BRANCHING OXIDOREDUCTASE 1-like, with product MGEVDSAFIQDVEHRPKLTITEAEGIPVIDLLILNSSDISTEKNCKELSSLVAEVKDACKKWGFFQVINHGVSLEYREKIELGSRKFFALSKEEKRKVKRDELNSMGYYDTELTKNVRDWKEVFDFTVENPTVVPLSHDPDDKELKELHNQWPEYPPELRDVCEKYVQEMQKLSYKLLELISLSLDLPAKRLNGFFKDQTSFVRLNHYPPCPIPHLALGVGRHKDAGSLTILAQDDIGGLEVKRKTDGEWIRVKPTPDAYIINVGDTIQVWSNDEYESVEHRVVVNSERERFSIPFFLNPSHYTWIEPLEKLVNAENPAKYKAYNWGMFFTHRKNSNFTKRDDENLQIHHFKA from the exons ATGGGAGAAGTTGACTCAGCTTTCATCCAAGATGTTGAACACAGGCCTAAATTGACCATAACTGAAGCAGAGGGCATTCCAGTGATTGATCTCTTAATACTCAACTCTTCAGATATCTCCACTGAGAAAAATTGCAAGGAATTATCAAGTCTAGTAGCTGAGGTGAAAGATGCATGCAAGAAATGGGGATTCTTCCAAGTGATCAATCATGGGGTGTCCTTAGAGTACAGGGAAAAGATTGAGTTGGGATCAAGAAAGTTCTTTGCTTTGTCTAAAGAGGAAAAGAGAAAAGTGAAGAGAGATGAGCTGAACTCAATGGGATATTATGATACTGAGCTCACCAAAAATGTTAGGGACTGGAAAGAAGTCTTTGATTTTACTGTGGAGAATCCAACTGTTGTACCACTTTCTCATGACCCTGATGACAAGGAGCTCAAGGAGTTGCACAATCAATGGCCTGAGTACCCTCCAGAATTAAG GGATGTTTGTGAAAAGTATGTTCAAGAAATGCAAAAGCTGTCTTACAAGTTACTGGAACTGATTTCTCTCAGCTTAGACTTGCCAGCAAAAAGGTTGAATGGGTTCTTTAAAGACCAAACTAGTTTCGTGAGGCTGAATCATTATCCTCCTTGCCCTATCCCTCATTTGGCTTTAGGAGTTGGTAGGCACAAAGATGCTGGTTCACTAACTATTCTGGCTCAAGATGATATAGGAGGGCTTGAAGTGAAGAGAAAAACTGATGGAGAATGGATTAGAGTTAAACCTACTCCTGATGCTTACATTATAAATGTTGGTGACACTATCCAG GTTTGGAGCAACGATGAATATGAGAGTGTGGAACACCGGGTGGTGGTGAACTCTGAGAGGGAAAGGTTTTCAATTCCATTCTTTCTCAATCCATCACACTATACATGGATAGAACCCTTGGAGAAGCTTGTCAATGCGGAAAACCCTGCAAAGTATAAGGCTTATAACTGGGGAATGTTTTTCACTCATCGGAAGAACAGCAATTTCACCAAGCGTGATGATGAAAACCTTCAAATTCACCATTTTAAGGCTTGA